In Flavobacterium sp. N3904, one DNA window encodes the following:
- a CDS encoding NAD-dependent epimerase/dehydratase family protein, translating into MILVTGGTGLVGAHLLLNLIEKGETVRAIYRNPERILKTKSLFSLYKKEALYESIQWIQADILDIPSLESAFKDIEQVYHCAAFISFDPKEEDIVRKTNIEGTANIVNFCLTNNIKKLCHVSSIAALGDLAEHETIITEETEWNPEKPHSDYAISKYGAEMEIWRGQQEGLQVVIVNPGVIIGPGFWEQGSGALFTKVKKGLPFYTIGSTGFVAVTDVVETAYKLMKSTIHGERFTLINQNIVFRDMLFTIADALNVKRPKYHANPTIMNILWKLDWIASAFLGQSSQISKATAKSSYSNDLYSNEKIKNALNLSFIDVHHYIKEIVKL; encoded by the coding sequence ATGATACTAGTAACTGGAGGAACGGGTTTAGTTGGCGCACATCTATTATTGAATTTAATAGAAAAAGGAGAGACTGTACGCGCAATTTATAGAAATCCAGAAAGAATCTTAAAAACAAAATCGCTTTTTTCATTATACAAAAAAGAGGCCCTTTATGAGTCTATTCAATGGATTCAAGCCGACATCTTAGACATCCCATCCTTAGAAAGTGCATTTAAAGATATAGAACAAGTATATCATTGCGCGGCCTTTATTTCATTTGATCCCAAAGAGGAAGACATCGTTCGAAAAACTAATATTGAAGGCACTGCAAACATTGTTAATTTTTGTTTGACTAACAACATCAAAAAATTATGCCATGTAAGCTCCATAGCTGCACTTGGCGACTTAGCAGAACACGAAACCATTATTACCGAAGAAACCGAATGGAATCCCGAAAAGCCCCATAGTGATTATGCCATTTCAAAATATGGCGCCGAAATGGAAATCTGGCGTGGTCAACAAGAAGGACTTCAGGTTGTGATCGTAAATCCTGGTGTTATTATTGGCCCTGGTTTTTGGGAGCAAGGAAGTGGGGCGCTTTTTACGAAAGTAAAAAAAGGGTTGCCGTTTTACACTATCGGATCTACAGGCTTTGTAGCGGTTACTGATGTGGTTGAAACAGCTTATAAATTAATGAAAAGCACTATTCATGGCGAACGCTTTACATTGATCAATCAAAACATTGTTTTCAGGGATATGTTGTTTACTATCGCAGATGCCTTGAATGTTAAAAGGCCAAAATACCATGCAAACCCAACGATAATGAATATTTTATGGAAATTAGACTGGATTGCCTCTGCTTTTTTGGGTCAAAGTTCTCAAATTAGCAAAGCAACTGCAAAATCTTCCTATTCGAATGATTTATATTCTAATGAAAAAATAAAAAACGCCTTGAATTTATCATTCATAGACGTTCATCATTATATTAAAGAAATCGTAAAGTTGTAA
- a CDS encoding DUF4296 domain-containing protein: MKKSIFLFVLIVSFFGCNKDLVEKPDNLIDKKVMLDIMYDMSILDALKYQNPNSLYQNNINPKTYIYQKYKIDSLQFVKSNAYYAADYRGYKDMFDMLNKRLIENKKQVDSIIKIEQKKQNSLKKAKAKKVQDSIKKAKKALDLKLKKEKDSVAKAKKEKELKTKKEK; this comes from the coding sequence ATGAAAAAAAGTATATTTCTTTTTGTTCTAATAGTGTCATTTTTTGGATGCAATAAGGATTTGGTAGAAAAGCCAGATAATCTTATTGACAAAAAAGTAATGCTTGATATTATGTATGACATGTCGATTCTGGATGCATTAAAGTACCAAAATCCGAATTCTTTGTATCAAAATAATATTAATCCGAAGACTTATATTTATCAAAAATATAAAATAGACAGCCTTCAGTTCGTAAAGAGCAATGCCTATTATGCTGCCGATTATCGAGGTTATAAAGATATGTTTGACATGTTGAATAAGCGTTTGATCGAGAATAAAAAACAAGTCGATTCTATAATAAAAATAGAACAAAAAAAACAAAATAGCCTTAAAAAAGCAAAAGCTAAGAAAGTTCAGGATTCGATAAAAAAAGCTAAAAAAGCGTTGGATTTAAAACTTAAAAAAGAGAAAGATTCTGTTGCTAAGGCCAAAAAGGAAAAAGAATTAAAAACAAAAAAAGAGAAATAG